One Vicugna pacos chromosome X, VicPac4, whole genome shotgun sequence DNA window includes the following coding sequences:
- the LOC140691873 gene encoding melanoma-associated antigen 8-like, which translates to MRDLHHTEADFKDPRAAEDSMDEQDIWVEEEEEDEEEEDEEEEEEEEGGASPLSPSSSSSSSSYSVLFLGTGEEAADSGTPSPTQSPQGVCPSPTAVAAPPWSQSEDNGLRSQGEEGPSSGQDPADAESRLQDALHLMMAELMGFLLHKYRTKQPTSKEEMLNAVLRDDQDHFPVVLSQASECLQLVFGVDVKEVAPREHLYVLVPTLGLTYDGMQDDGQSMPNTGLLVILLGVIVLEGDFAPEEAVWRALSKMGLCAGREHFIYGEPRELITNVWVQEGYVEYRQVANSDPARYEFLWGPRAYTETSKLQVLEHFLRVNRRGPSSFPSLSEERVSDEEEGA; encoded by the coding sequence ATGCGTGACCTCCACCACACTGAAGCCGACTTTAAGGACCCAAGAGCGGCTGAGGATTCCATGGATGAGCAGGAcatttgggtggaggaggaggaggaggacgaggaggaggaggacgaggaggaggaggaggaggaggaaggcggcgcatccccgttgtctccctcctcctcctcctcgtcgtcttcctactcagtcctgttcctgggcactggcgaggaggcggctgattctgggacacccagtcccacgcagagccctcagggtgtctgcccctcccccacagccgtggcagcccctccatggagccagtcggaagacaatggcctcagaagccaaggtgaggaggggcccagctccGGGCAGGACCCGGCAGATGCCGAGTCCCGGCTCCAAGATGCATTACACTTAATGATGGCTGAACTGATGGGCTTCCTGCTCCACAAGTACCGCACAAAGCAGCCGacctcaaaagaggaaatgctgaatgcggtcctcagagatgaccaggaccacttccctgtggtcttgagccaagcctctgagtgtctgcagctggtctttggggtggatgtgaaggaggtggcccccagggagcacttgtatgtcctggtccccaccctgggcctcacctacgatggcatgcaggacgacgggcagagcatgcccaacactggcctcctggtgatacttctgggtgtgattgtcctggagggcgactttgctcctgaggaggcagtctggcgagcacttagcaagatggggctgtgtgctgggagggagcacttcatctacggggagcccagggaactcatcaccaacgtgtgggtgcaggaggggtacgtggagtaccggcaggtggccaacagcgatcccgctcgctacgagttcctgtggggtccccgggcctacacggagaccagcaagctgcaagtcctggaacatttcctcagggtcaatagaaggggtcccagttctttcccatccctgtctgaagagcgagtgagtgatgaggaagagggggcctga
- the LOC140691907 gene encoding melanoma-associated antigen 8-like: MRDLHHTEADFKDPRAAEDSMDEQDIWVEEEEEDEEEEDEEEEEEEEGGASPLSPSSSSSSSSYSVLFLGTGEEAADSGTPSPTQSPQGVCPSPTAVAAPPWSQSEDNGLRSQGEEGPSSGQDPADAESRLQDALHLMMAELMGFLLHKYRTKQPTSKEEMLNAVLRDDQDHFPVVLSQASECLQLVFGVDVKEVAPREHLYVLVPTLGLTYDGMQDDGQSMPNTGLLVILLGVIVLEGDFAPEEAVWRALSKMGLCAGREHFIYGEPRELITNVWVQEGYVEYRQVANSDPARYEFLWGPRAYTETSKLQVLEHFLRVNRKGPSSFPSLSEERVSDEEEGA, translated from the coding sequence ATGCGTGACCTCCACCACACTGAAGCCGACTTTAAGGACCCAAGAGCGGCTGAGGATTCCATGGATGAGCAGGAcatttgggtggaggaggaggaggaggacgaggaggaggaggacgaggaggaggaggaggaggaggaaggcggcgcatccccgttgtctccctcctcctcctcctcgtcgtcttcctactcagtcctgttcctgggcactggcgaggaggcggctgattctgggacacccagtcccacgcagagccctcagggtgtctgcccctcccccacagccgtggcagcccctccatggagccagtcggaagacaatggcctcagaagccaaggtgaggaggggcccagctccGGGCAGGACCCGGCAGATGCCGAGTCCCGGCTCCAAGATGCATTACACTTAATGATGGCTGAACTGATGGGCTTCCTGCTCCACAAGTACCGCACAAAGCAGCCGacctcaaaagaggaaatgctgaatgcggtcctcagagatgaccaggaccacttccctgtggtcttgagccaagcctctgagtgtctgcagctggtctttggggtggatgtgaaggaggtggcccccagggagcacttgtatgtcctggtccccaccctgggcctcacctacgatggcatgcaggacgacgggcagagcatgcccaacactggcctcctggtgatacttctgggtgtgattgtcctggagggcgactttgctcctgaggaggcagtctggcgagcacttagcaagatggggctgtgtgctgggagggagcacttcatctacggggagcccagggaactcatcaccaacgtgtgggtgcaggaggggtacgtggagtaccggcaggtggccaacagcgatcccgctcgctacgagttcctgtggggtccccgggcctacacggagaccagcaagctgcaagtcctggaaCATTTCCTCAGGGTCAATAGAAAGGGTCCCAGTTCTTTCCCATCCCTGTCTGAAGAGCGAGtgagtgatgaggaagagggggcctga